DNA from Mustela nigripes isolate SB6536 chromosome 14, MUSNIG.SB6536, whole genome shotgun sequence:
ACTCGGAGAGAAATGAAATCggatggaggagggggaggggcaggggcagatgcCGGTGACcctagagaaaggaaagaaccaCTCGAGCCGCCTCCGCGAGAAGTGGGGAGCAAAGGGGCTGGGAGGAGCGGGTTAAGCTGAGGGCAAGGGTGACACCTAGAGGTTATGTTAAAGAACAGCAGCTGACAATCGCCCACCGGGCcctggagggaaggagaatgaCAGGATGGGACCTGAGAGGCGCGAGTTCCGGAAAAGAAATGTCAGTTCAGGCTGGTAGAGAGGAGACGGGACGGGGTGAGGTCAGGCTTTGAGGGGAGAAGCGTGCACCTCCGCCAGCCCCCGGGCTGGAGCTGAGAGCTGCGGAAGGGACTTGGTTCTACAGGTTCAGGACGTGTATAGCACCTCCACAGCCGGCTCCCCACTCCTGCACCGCCGCTGACCTGGCCGTTGTGGAAGGCGGATGTGGCACGAGGCCTCCTGCAGCGCCATCGCCTCACCCCTCGGACCTACGTGCCCTCCAGCGCCCACCCTTAGCATCCATAGCCCCAGCAGGAAGGCAGTCGCGGACGGGCACAGAGGACGCCATCATGCGGAAGTTGCCCCAGGGTCCTGACCGGGAGGAGATGGCGGTCTTACATTGGTCACAGCCCAGACGCCAGCAGGGCTGCAGGAATGGGAgtctggctggggggggggggggggggggggaaggggggggggcggagaacCAACATCAATGACCACCTCTACCCtttcagccccccaccccccaaaatggcCTCTGGGTCAAGGTCAAGCACAGTGCTGTTGAAGAGCAATATGCCCTAAGATCTCCTTTTCTTTAAGTCAGACCCTTCTTGGCCTTTAGAAATCTACCCTCTTCCTCAGGACCAGGTGGGAAGTGATGGGTTTAGGGGACCCGTTTCTGTGCCCTCTGTCGGTACATAGGGCCCTTGAGTGGAAACCCCTCTGGCTGGATCAAAGACCTGGAGGCACTAGAGCTGCTCACCTGGGGCCTTAATCATGATAGCGTGGACAGGAGATAACCTATTCTGCCCCAACCCTCACAGAGCGCTATCCCCAGAGGCCCTAACCTCAGAATCCACACCAAAGCCAGGGCCTTCCTAGAGCCTTTCCAGTGCTCAAACCTGGCGGGGGCGGTCCAAATATGGTTGTTATTCTGAGTCCTACTGCAGCCCCTCTCCTTGTGACATACAAACCCACTTTGTATGTCCTGATCCCACGTAGCTGGGCTCCGGCGCATAGGCTAAATCCTGGACCCCTTGTCAGGCTGCAGAATATACTATCTTATTTaatcacaacaaccctatgaagtaggtactattattattcccatttttacagaggaaaaaatcaaGTCTCAGAGAAGATAAGCAACTTGCTCCAAGTCATACAGCTACTAAATATTGGAGGTAGTTTTCAAACCCGGGTCTATCCAGCTTTTAGAACCCATGTTCTCCAATTTATTAGTCTGCAGAGTAGCACCAAGTGTATTTTACCATTGCTGATCAGCTTCTTGGTACTGCCTACCTGACTGCAAGACTAAACACGCAGCCAGACCTCTTTTTCTCAGCCCTGTGCCTCCATCACAACCTTCTTCCTCTTGCCAATGAACTTGACAATGACGTAATACTGAATGGTATTATATCTGCTCCCTGACAAAGGAATCTCCTTTGCAATGCCTGGAACCATAGCATCTATCCCAGATGTCTCCCCAGTCTTATGCTCTTGCTCCTCTGAGGGTTTGGCTCGCATTCCTGACCTTTTTGCTTGTGCCATTTACCCCTGAAGTGCCCTTCCCAAACCCTCCAAGAGCCACCCGCTGAAGTCTCAGAAGACTCCTATTATCTACTCAATTCTACTCAATCCAGTGATCTCACACAATTCTGGGTCTCAAGCCCAGAAAAGCCTATAGAAAGCTTCTCTGGCCCAATACCCAGTCAGGAAGCTACAAGGAGGGCTTGAGTTCTAGTCCTTTAGggtcaggagggagagaaaggacacTAATGCAGCTGTTTCTTTCAGGTCATGTGCCACCGgtttttttctccaaatctggCTTGGGTCAGGGTCAAAAGATTGTTGAGAGAGAAGTGGGGTTGAAGAAAGAGGCGCAGTTGAGAGactaacagagagaaagaggtttGTAGGAGCCATACAAATGACCTAGCTTCCTATAACATCAGTTTCTCTGGACCAatttggggagggaaagaaaatatgtaaaaacaaattttgatatttttaaagttttaaaggaaCATTACGCGTCAAAGGCAAAATTCTCTAGAATTTTTAAGCTAAAACTTGACACTGGTAAATTCCTTGcttggggcaggggcgggggtaaGCGGTTAGGAATTCTGGCTCCTCCCCCAGCTAGGATTGGTTCCCTTTGCTCTTAAGTTTAGGGGAGGAGAGAAAGCCCGGCCGCTGGCACCAAGTGAAGGCAGCTATTGTGGTCTCCGGGGCGGTGGGAGTAGGGAGGCTCGGTGCCCGAGGGCATGGCCCATAAACAGGCTCTGGGAAAGGGCAGTCCTGCGTCCCCGCTGTACCCTTGGCGACACGGTCTGCGTGGGAGGAGGAGAGTGTGAGCCGCGGTCCCTGGCGCCGCCCCCTCCCTCCGGCTGCACCCCGGCTCTGGCTCCACGTGGTTTTCACCACTGGCCCCGCAGACCGCGTGGTCCCAACGCTGCCCCGGATTGGAGAGGGCGTGGCGGAGAACCGCGAGCCCCAAAGGGGTGAGTCTGTGACTTCCTCAGAAAAGAGCGAGGAATGCGCTCTGAGGGCAAAACTGGACTCCACTGGCTTCTGACGACAAACCTGGGACGGAGAGTCCGGGAGTCTTGAAAAGCCAGGTGAGCGGCCTTACTAGGGGGAAGGACAAGCCAGGGTCATCACCCGGACCGCCATGGCCGTGCACGCCCGTCGTCTGTGCCACATTGCCTTCCACGTGCCGGCGGGGCAGCCCCTGACCCAGGATCTGCAGCGTCTCTTCGGTTTCCAGCCCCTGGCCGTGCGGGAGGCAGAAGGCTGGCGGCAGTTGGCCCTGCGCAGCGGCGACGCGGTCTTTTTGGTGAACGAGGGCGCAGGGCTGGGGGAGCCGCTGTACGGCCTGGACCCACGTCATGCTGTGCCCAGTGCCACCAACCTGTGTTTCGACGTGGCGGACGCGGGCGCTGCCGCCCGGGCATTGGTCGCGCAGGGCTGCAGCGTGCCGGTGCCCCCGGTTAGCGTGAGGGATACGCAGGGCACAGCCACCTACGCTGTGGTCCGCTCGCCTGCCGGCAACCTCAGCCTGACACTCCTGGAGCGTGCGGGCGTCCGAGGGCCTTTCCTCCCAGGATTCCAGCCCGTATCCTCTGCAGCCAGCCCGAGCTGGGTCAGCCACGTGGACCACCTGACCCTGGCCTGCATCCCTGGCAGCTCCCCCACACTGATGCGCTGGTTCCACGACTGCCTAGATTTTCACCACCTGCCACTGAGTCCAGATGAGGACCCCGAGACAGGCCTCGAGGTGACAGCAGGATCTGGGAGAGGGGGACTGAAGCTCACGGCCCTGCAGACCCCACCAGGCAGTGCTGTCCCCACTCTCGTGCTGGCTGAGACCCTACCAGGGGCTTCTAGTGGACAGGACCAGGTGGAGCAGTTCCTGACCCGGCACAGGGGACCAGGACTGCAGCACGTGGGGCTCTACACGCCGAACATTGTAGAAGCCACTGAGCGGGTAGCAGCAGCTGGGGGCCAGCTGCTGGCTCCCCCTGAGGCATACTACGAACAGCCAGGCAAGGAAAGGCAGATCCTAGCTGCTGGGCATGAGCCTAGCCTGCTGGCCCGACAGGGGATCCTGCTGGATGGCGATGAAGGCAAGTTTCTGCTTCAGGTCTTCACCAAGTCTCTCTTTCCAGAGGACACCTTCTTCCTGGAGCTGATTCAGAGGCAGGGGGCCACAGGCTTTGGCCAGGGCAACATCCGGGCCCTATGGCAGTCGGTGCAGGAGCAAGCCACCAGGGAATGGGAAGCCTGAGGAAGGTTGCTGCTGGTTTCAGCCTCCTATACTGGAGCACAGGGCCAGCTGAACTGAGAAACACCTGCAGAGGCTTGGGGTGAAGGGCTTTGTCTCCAGGGGCCAGGTACAGCCACCATGTCTTCGGTACCTACCAGAACTTGAAGCTCTCACTGGGGTCCAAagaggtgggatttttttttttttttttaaaccatgaaatGTTCTTATATAACATATGTTCTATAACTAACATAAAGAATGATAAAGGAATTATAGTAGGAAATAGAACTTACCGATATTTTTGAACCATCTTTGTGACCTTCTCTGATCCCATTTCTCTCCACCATATCCCCcaattttatgattattaacCCTTGATTCGCTGTATTGTTTCACTACATATGaaacaatacagaaataaatttagtGTTTAAGGTAGGAATTTAAGACAACAAATCCTCCCGGTTCCCTTCTCCCTAGGGAGCAGCCTCTGTGGGTGGGGAGGCCTTGGGCAGGGGGCCCACTGCagctgctttcttcctctctcctgggggctgggggaggacgATCACTCGGGACAGAACACTCACCTCCATTTGCCCCGGGCTGGCTGGGAGTGCGGGCTGGGAGTGCAGGACTTCACCACTTTCCGGGCCCCTCTGAGGAGAAGAATGAGTGGGCTAGGGAGGAGGTGCAAAGTCTCCAAAAGGACTATAAAAATaagtactttatttaaaaaaaaaaaaaagccaaaaacggATTCTCAGGAAGTGGGGGCTTGCAGAGGCGTCACTGGGCCGTACTGTTGAGGTGGGGTGCATCCGTGGGGAGGTGAGGCCGGAAGAAATTATCCAGGACTTGCTGGCCCGGGCCGGGCCTTTTCCGGCTGGATGGAGTAGACACTGGGGACCGTTTGGAACCCTGTGCAGAAGTCAAAGGAAGGAGCCACTCGGGGGGCAGCAGActgtcctctcctgccccccctCCACGGCACTGATACAGCTCAGGTTCCTGTCTGAATGCGGTAAAGCTTCCAGCTGGTCTCCATTATCTACACCTTCAGTCAACTCTAAATGGCAGCCCAAGGTACTCTCCCTAAGATACAAATCGGACTTCTCTCTCCACCAAAAATGCTTTCGTGGCCTGGTGCCCCTGGCCCTGACTGGCCTGCGCAGGCCCTGCCCATCAAATGTGTCCCTGCGCGCAGCACTCTGAGTTACACCAGCTTTGCTCACACTACTCTTGTAGGAACATTCTTGCTGCAGACTCCCCTTCCAGACCTGGAGATAATGATTCATTTCTTAAAACCAGATTACCAGCTGCTGCTTCTAAGCAGCCTTTCCTGATCTTTGCCTCCCAGACAGAATGGAAAACTCTCATAAACCACAAAACCTAGTACAAGCATTTTTCACACACCTGTGACCCTATTGTCTCCATCATTTGTTCTTATTCTCCACCCCAGATTCCAAGCTCTAAGGTCTCCAGGGAAGAACTATTACTTGGCTGCCCACAGCGAAGTCTGGAGGGGATAATGTTCACCCAAGCACGTGTCCTTTAACTCACTGAAAACCCGTGGGTTCAGGGCTGGGGAAAGATGGCTGGGTGAGGGCCAAAGAGACTTACCTTGCGGGTGCCTGGCTGTTGGCCCTCATACACACGGAACACCTAGCCAAGGAGAGACGGGGAGAGCACAGGGCTGGCATCTTAACCCCAAAGAGCCAAACCCCTGTGGTCTCTCAACTTCATGCCCCCCACAACACACCTGTTTAAAATAGcttttgtgtttctctgtttACATGGTAATAGGTTCACAAAGAACATACAGGAAACACAAAAAAGTACAAGGAAGACAACACAAGTAGTGCCTTTTTCATAGCGGTGGACACAGCAGCAGTGTGAAACTCCTCGCGGGTCAGCCAGCGAGCGCCAGGTGGCGTGGCGGTCACTGGGGTGTGCCCGTCCAGGGCCAGACTGTATACTTGATATGTCAGCTTGATGTGAGAGAAGGTGTGGACCACCTGGAGGGAGAACCAAGGGGCTGAAACAGGCCCATGAATGTGCCCACAGAAGCCAagacccctgcccctcccttggGTCCCTCACCTGCCCCAGGTGCTGGAGGTGGGTGGCTGGGAGGGGCCCAGCCCAGCGCTGCAGCTCCCCCAGCAGGGCCTGGTGCTCACATGGCCTGGAGGGCTCTGCAGTCACACAGGGGAACTCCCACAGTCCTGCCAGCAAACCTGAGAGAAAGGGCAGCCAGGTGTGGCCAGGCGTTAGCTGTCAACGCCTTCGTGTCCCCCTTGGTGCTCCTGCCACCACCCTGGGCTCCGAGGATCTAGCTACCTGAGCTGGGCCTCTGCACCAGCAGAATTCGAGGACCTCCACGGGCCCTGGGCTGCTCCAGAACACAGACGGCAGAGCACTCCTCCCTGGGGGGCCTGCGGCTGGCTTTTCTGGGGAAGTTGGTCACTCCCAGTGTCTGGTCCCAGGGCTCCATGGGAGGCGCACACAGCTGGCACTGCCCCgtgctgggagctgggaagagagAGCCTCAAGTGCTGCTAGGCCCTGAAAGCAGGCCAGGGCCCAGCTCTGCAGAGTCTTATTCGGGGTGTAGGACAAACTGGAATGAGGCTTCCACAAGCAGGTCCCCAACGCTGCAGTAAAGGGCTGGGGCTGGCACTCACCGCACTCCTCCACGTCGGGGCTGCCTGGCAGGTTCTGCAGGGCCAAGTGCTGTTCCCGCTCCACCTAAGGGGCATGAGGCAGATGTCATGCAGCAGGGGCTGCCCTCTAGGGCCCCTGCCTGACCCTTCCCCAAATGGCTCACCCTCCAGTGTGCACGGcacaggctctgcactgggcactgGCTGCAGCGTGGGTGCTGCGGGGTGCACACTGTGGCCCCCAGCTCCATGGCCGCTTGGTTTGAGTCCCCGGGCCGGGCAGGGTCTACCAGCTGCTGGGCTAAGCTCCTACAAGGGAACGTGGCTGTGAGCCAGAGACACTTTAGAGATACCCTTCCCGGTCtccccatgaccccgagatcctACCAGAGATGCTGGGAGACGAGGGTGCTGCTGGGGTCCGCACCAATGGCTCGGACTCGGCACAGGACCCGTACGACATTCCCGTCTACCACACCGGCTGCCTGGCACAAAGGAATCTAGGAGTTAGCCTGTACTGGGAGGAAGAAGGATGGGCACGCACCAGGCCGGGGTGGGCTGGGGACTCACCTGTCCAAAGGCAATGGAGGCAATGGCTCCAGCTGTGTACCGCCCCACGCCAGGCAGGAGCTGCTGCAGGGTCTCTGCTGTACGTGGCACGTGGCCGCCTAGCTCCTCTACCACCTGATTGTGAGGACCGGGGAGGCTCTAGGTTATGAAACACCTGAGGCCCTGGGCCTCACCCCTTTACCTGTTACCCCCTGTCACTCCCTCACCTTCCGGGCTCCTTCCTGCAGCCGCCGGGCTCGAGAATAGTAGCCCAGGCCCGCCCAGAGCTGGTTGACCTCCTGTGGGTGAGAGCAGAGAGATCAGTGGT
Protein-coding regions in this window:
- the HPDL gene encoding 4-hydroxyphenylpyruvate dioxygenase-like protein, with the protein product MAVHARRLCHIAFHVPAGQPLTQDLQRLFGFQPLAVREAEGWRQLALRSGDAVFLVNEGAGLGEPLYGLDPRHAVPSATNLCFDVADAGAAARALVAQGCSVPVPPVSVRDTQGTATYAVVRSPAGNLSLTLLERAGVRGPFLPGFQPVSSAASPSWVSHVDHLTLACIPGSSPTLMRWFHDCLDFHHLPLSPDEDPETGLEVTAGSGRGGLKLTALQTPPGSAVPTLVLAETLPGASSGQDQVEQFLTRHRGPGLQHVGLYTPNIVEATERVAAAGGQLLAPPEAYYEQPGKERQILAAGHEPSLLARQGILLDGDEGKFLLQVFTKSLFPEDTFFLELIQRQGATGFGQGNIRALWQSVQEQATREWEA
- the MUTYH gene encoding adenine DNA glycosylase isoform X1, which codes for MGAARRARGPIGWRRAVGATPPEHVGSRARETEREAIMKKPRTAVRSHHRKQASHQEGKKKCVLSSSRVKPSTPNDLARRQKDVVLQAFSPYHLFRDTAEVTVFREKLLSWYDREKRDLPWRRRAEGEVDLDRRAYAVWVSEVMLQQTQVATVIDYYTRWMQKWPTLQDLASASLEEVNQLWAGLGYYSRARRLQEGARKVVEELGGHVPRTAETLQQLLPGVGRYTAGAIASIAFGQAAGVVDGNVVRVLCRVRAIGADPSSTLVSQHLWSLAQQLVDPARPGDSNQAAMELGATVCTPQHPRCSQCPVQSLCRAHWRVEREQHLALQNLPGSPDVEECAPSTGQCQLCAPPMEPWDQTLGVTNFPRKASRRPPREECSAVCVLEQPRARGGPRILLVQRPSSGLLAGLWEFPCVTAEPSRPCEHQALLGELQRWAGPLPATHLQHLGQVVHTFSHIKLTYQVYSLALDGHTPVTATPPGARWLTREEFHTAAVSTAMKKVFRVYEGQQPGTRKGSKRSPVSTPSSRKRPGPGQQVLDNFFRPHLPTDAPHLNSTAQ
- the MUTYH gene encoding adenine DNA glycosylase isoform X4, coding for MGAARRARGPIGWRRAVGATPPEHVGSRARETEREAIMKKPRTAVRSHHRKQASHQEGKKKCVLSSSRVKPSTPNADLARRQKDVVLQAFSPYHLFRDTAEVTVFREKLLSWYDREKRDLPWRRRAEGEVDLDRRAYAVWVSEVMLQQTQVATVIDYYTRWMQKWPTLQDLASASLEEVNQLWAGLGYYSRARRLQEGARKVVEELGGHVPRTAETLQQLLPGVGRYTAGAIASIAFGQAAGVVDGNVVRVLCRVRAIGADPSSTLVSQHLWSLAQQLVDPARPGDSNQAAMELGATVCTPQHPRCSQCPVQSLCRAHWRVEREQHLALQNLPGSPDVEECAPSTGQCQLCAPPMEPWDQTLGVTNFPRKASRRPPREECSAVCVLEQPRARGGPRILLVQRPSSGLLAGLWEFPCVTAEPSRPCEHQALLGELQRWAGPLPATHLQHLGQVVHTFSHIKLTYQVYSLALDGHTPVTATPPGARWLTREEFHTAAVSTAMKKVFRVYEGQQPGTRKGSKRSPVSTPSSRKRPGPGQQVLDNFFRPHLPTDAPHLNSTAQ
- the MUTYH gene encoding adenine DNA glycosylase isoform X2 codes for the protein MSIWRAIMKKPRTAVRSHHRKQASHQEGKKKCVLSSSRVKPSTPNADLARRQKDVVLQAFSPYHLFRDTAEVTVFREKLLSWYDREKRDLPWRRRAEGEVDLDRRAYAVWVSEVMLQQTQVATVIDYYTRWMQKWPTLQDLASASLEEVNQLWAGLGYYSRARRLQEGARKVVEELGGHVPRTAETLQQLLPGVGRYTAGAIASIAFGQAAGVVDGNVVRVLCRVRAIGADPSSTLVSQHLWSLAQQLVDPARPGDSNQAAMELGATVCTPQHPRCSQCPVQSLCRAHWRVEREQHLALQNLPGSPDVEECAPSTGQCQLCAPPMEPWDQTLGVTNFPRKASRRPPREECSAVCVLEQPRARGGPRILLVQRPSSGLLAGLWEFPCVTAEPSRPCEHQALLGELQRWAGPLPATHLQHLGQVVHTFSHIKLTYQVYSLALDGHTPVTATPPGARWLTREEFHTAAVSTAMKKVFRVYEGQQPGTRKGSKRSPVSTPSSRKRPGPGQQVLDNFFRPHLPTDAPHLNSTAQ
- the MUTYH gene encoding adenine DNA glycosylase isoform X5 — encoded protein: MLKWPTLQDLASASLEEVNQLWAGLGYYSRARRLQEGARKVVEELGGHVPRTAETLQQLLPGVGRYTAGAIASIAFGQAAGVVDGNVVRVLCRVRAIGADPSSTLVSQHLWSLAQQLVDPARPGDSNQAAMELGATVCTPQHPRCSQCPVQSLCRAHWRVEREQHLALQNLPGSPDVEECAPSTGQCQLCAPPMEPWDQTLGVTNFPRKASRRPPREECSAVCVLEQPRARGGPRILLVQRPSSGLLAGLWEFPCVTAEPSRPCEHQALLGELQRWAGPLPATHLQHLGQVVHTFSHIKLTYQVYSLALDGHTPVTATPPGARWLTREEFHTAAVSTAMKKVFRVYEGQQPGTRKGSKRSPVSTPSSRKRPGPGQQVLDNFFRPHLPTDAPHLNSTAQ
- the MUTYH gene encoding adenine DNA glycosylase isoform X3; this encodes MKKPRTAVRSHHRKQASHQEGKKKCVLSSSRVKPSTPNADLARRQKDVVLQAFSPYHLFRDTAEVTVFREKLLSWYDREKRDLPWRRRAEGEVDLDRRAYAVWVSEVMLQQTQVATVIDYYTRWMQKWPTLQDLASASLEEVNQLWAGLGYYSRARRLQEGARKVVEELGGHVPRTAETLQQLLPGVGRYTAGAIASIAFGQAAGVVDGNVVRVLCRVRAIGADPSSTLVSQHLWSLAQQLVDPARPGDSNQAAMELGATVCTPQHPRCSQCPVQSLCRAHWRVEREQHLALQNLPGSPDVEECAPSTGQCQLCAPPMEPWDQTLGVTNFPRKASRRPPREECSAVCVLEQPRARGGPRILLVQRPSSGLLAGLWEFPCVTAEPSRPCEHQALLGELQRWAGPLPATHLQHLGQVVHTFSHIKLTYQVYSLALDGHTPVTATPPGARWLTREEFHTAAVSTAMKKVFRVYEGQQPGTRKGSKRSPVSTPSSRKRPGPGQQVLDNFFRPHLPTDAPHLNSTAQ